The region GCCTTGCATGGCCTGGGTCCCACACCTGTAATTGAGTGCCCAGAGTCAACGTGGTAATGAACCTGGAAGGCACTTGGTGTGGGATCTACTGCAAAAAGCTGGAAGAGGTGGCCTCTTTCTTACCAGGCTGCTCCCAGGCTTATATGAGTGCACGTGGGCAAGGGCTGGGTGCTTAGGGATGGGTTTGCCACCATCGTTGCCCTGAGTACCATAGTGTGTCTCCCTTTTCCGTCACCAGAGGTCCGTGGTCCAGGCCACTCCGCAGGCACCCAAAGCCAGCCCAGTGCAGCCACTCACAGTGCAGGGACTCCAGCCAGTCCATGTGGCTCAAGAGGTAAGTATCTCCCCCACCTACCTCTGGGCAAACTGGGACTGGGACTaggcctgggctggcctggggaggggtgcAGGCCCCTCAGGCCGCAGGGAGGGAATAGAGCCACCCCTGGGGTCCTCAAGGGCCCAGGTCCACACTGGGCTCCACTTCTGGCTGTGGGCTTCCCCTTCCCTGGCACCCGGCCTTTCAGGGCCCAGATTTTGCTAAGAGAGAGATCTGGAGTCTCATCTCCTGAGACACGAAGCAGGGATCTTCTGGTCCTGCTTCTGGTAGGGTTGCTGCATAAGCTCAGCGACCCGGTGGGCAGTGGAGACCTGGAGCCCTGCCCCCGCGGCAACCCCGGTTACTCCACAGTGTCTCTGTTTGTCCTCCAGAGCTCAGGCAGTCAGTTTCCCGCTAGGAAGGCAGAGCAGCGAGAGCCCCAGCCCACGCCGCCACCGGAGCCGCCGCCCAGGCCGCCCACGCCTGGGCCCGGGCCGAGCCCGCTGGCCCCAGAGCCACCGTCGCTCCAGCCCGTGTGCAGCGGCGAGTTCCCGCAGCTAGGCAGCCCCGAGCTGCTGCTGCCCCATTACGAGCTGGGCGCCGAGCAGTGGGTGGAGCTGGTGGGCGTGCTGCCCCCACACCTGCTCCTGCCGCAACAGAAAGTGGTCCTCGAGCCACTGCCGGGGCTTCCGGCCCGAGCCAGCCCCGACCAGAGGGTCAGGATCCAGAGAGTCCCCCAGGTGCTAGTGTTCGGCACGGCAGCCACAGCCCTCAAAGTAGGTGGCCGACGCACTGGCTGGGACAaagggcgggcgggggcgggatCTGCCAGCCCGGCCCGCGCCCTGCCCCTTAGGCCCTGGACACTCCCACCCTCCTTTGATCCCCGCCCCAAAGTGGGTTCCTGGTCCTAGGCTCCGCCCCtacaggctgggggcgggggtggggtaggggatgGGGGGGTGGAGAATACAAGCCCTGCCCCTAAATCCTGTGCAGGTTTCCAGATCCCACTTCTGCAGATGGGGTTCAGTCCCTGATGCAGACTCCACTCCTGAGACCCTGTCCGTAGTTCCAGACTCTGGCTCTACCGACAGCCTTGTCCCAGTGCTTGGCTCTGCCCCTGGGGTCCAACTTTCACATCCACAGTGGAACCCTGTCTGGGCTTCCCTGTATCTGCCCCACCTCAGACCCCACCACCCTTGCTGTCCTCAGCCCAAGCAGAGAGTCTGGGCTTCTTTCTGACACAGCTCTGCCTGATTCCCAGCCCTGGCAGAGCCACAGGCCCTGGCCTCTGACCCCTGACCCAGTTCACTGTATGTTGAGATTGTCCAAAAGTTCAGCCTTCCAGCCTGGGAGCCAAGTGTTGGGAGAAGCTGGGCTGCTGCCAGCTCTTTAGAGGCAAAGGTGGAGGAGCTGGCCCACCTCTGACACTCTGCATGTGCTTCATCCCTTGACAGGTGCAGCAGCTCCAGCAGGTGCCTGTTCCACACGTGTACTCCAGCCAAGTACAGTATGTGGAGGGTGGAGATGCCAGTTACACAGCCAGTGCCATGTGAGTTgggaaggctgggggaggagctaGGAGTAGGGTCACAGATCTGCTCAGGGCCCCCCAGGACCAGAGGGCCCAGTCCTAGCCTCCAGGGTACCAGCTAGCCCTCAAGACCTCAGGTGACAGGTGGTAGGTGCTCTCTAAGGGCAGCCAGCAGCCACCAGGCAAAGGTGAAGCAGGGAGGACCCCTGTAGGTTGGGAAAGGGATCTAGCattgggctttggagtcagatggGCCTGATTTTTAGCCACCCTCCccaaaaaattacattaaaaatttctaatttaCAGGGAGTgttaaacaatgaaaatgaaattgccttCCCTCCttaccccccaccctgcccctggatgggggggcaggacagggacacctgtttctttgtttcctcccaGAGATCTTCTGAGAGTAGAAACTACCCTTACTTTGTTCAGAAATGGAGGCAATGGGGTTCTATCCCTTATTTCCTCCCCCAGGTGTGTCCCCTATTTGCTCACATGGGTCCTGGCCACCCTTTTTCAATAGTGTGTAATATTCCACCGTGCACGCATAGTATGAATGATAGAGCCAGACCCCACCCAGTTGACACATAGATGACTTCTGCTCCCTGATACTGAGTGTGGCACTCAGTATCATTAATACATGCCATATCGGGCAGAtaccagggccctggccctgtCTAGGCTGATTCCAGAGATGCACTTGTTTATTCGTTCAGTTAGTCATTCAGCAAATAGCTGCCAGAGCAACATTTTTTTTGGAGCAAGTATTGCCCTAACCCCAGCTGTGGCTCTTTCTTGCCCAGGATTCTCCATGTGCCACCTTCCCTCATCCATCCCCCATAGTAATAATTCCAGGACTATAGTTACTGCTATTGTTTCAGTTTTTAGAAGTTTAATTtggttttctttgcatttgtctgtttttttcttatatctcTGCCACCTTCCCCTGTGGGTATGACACTGGTGGTGGATTAGCTCAAGGACCATGCTCAACTTGGTTGCTGGGTCATGATGCTGCGGCTGCCTGTGGATACGGCCCCAGTACCTGAGTCACAGTCCGTAGAGTGCAGCTATCTCACAGTTCTATTGATTTATTCCTAGTGCTGCCAGGCTCCTAGCTGTACATTTAACCAATGCTGGCAGGGACCACAGGTGGGCATTGCAGAAAGGAGACAGGCCCCAAGGGCCACTAGAATGTTAGAATCAGGGCTGAGCCATGAGCCTAGGCCTGGGGTCCCAGGGTGGCTCCCTTTACTCCCCTCAGTAGCATCTGTCCCTTGCTATTGATCGAGTTCCTCCCTCTGTGATTATAGCATGAGTGATCCCATGTGGTCCATCATTTCCATCAGGTTTTTCTGATATGTGAAGTTCTTGGGGCACTGTATCTTCTGTCTCTTCCTTGCAATGGATAGTTACTGGGTTCCCAACCCTTGGCCAGCCTTGATTCTTACCCTGGTGAGAGCCATGGGCCCCTGTGCCTTTGTCCCTGGCCCTGTCCAGGCCTATTCCAGGGACGCACATGTTTGTTCATTCAGTTAGTCATTCAGCAAATAGCTGCCAGAGCAACATTTTTTCGAAGCAAGTGTTGCTTGTGGAATACCACTGGGTAGGTCCTGGCTGTGGTCCCTGCCACTAGAAGGGGCTGGCACCTGCTGGTGCTGGCTGGGGTCACACACTCAGTGTCACTTGAGTGGTAGATGTGGGCCTGGGCACAGTGATCAAGATCTGCATCCATGTGTCTGAGAGGCAGGGCCACCCACCTGCAGTAGACACACCTCTCACCACTCTCCCCGCCACCAGCTCCTTCCCACCAGTGGAGCCTGCCCCCAGAGGCCTGCAAggcccccttccctgcctcctttgTACGATGGCTCCAACAGCACCTTGTGAGCCAGGCCATCCCCTACTGGCCTTGCTGCCTTTCTGGACTTGtaaagtttgttatttttaatcactAATACGTTGAGGGGCTCAAATGTCAAAACTATGTTCAATGGTGTCTAGTGAGGCAGCGAGAGAGGTGCCCATGTGCTCACCCACTCTCCACCCACACAGATGGCAGACAGATGGTATGTTCTGGAACTTGTTCTTTGGCAGAACCATGagaccttcctcctcttccctcctcctctcacccctttGAAGGGGTCCATCACCTTTTACTTAACATCCCTCTAAAGATGAACCCATGGTTGTTTTTACTCTCTCGTTAAGATTTGCAGCCTTGAGCTGGCATCATCTGAGGCAGGTTTTGGGAGGAAAACTCTGGGGTATAAAGGGTCACTGGATCCAGAGAACTTGCATCTGTACTCAGGGTGGCCACAGAATTTAGAAGTAGAGCCTCCCTTTGTTCCCTCCTTGTTTTCCTCTGGGGCACGTACCACCTTCTGCAGTGCCCTTGACTTACCTTTGCACTAGGCTTCTCTTCTGGCTCCCAAACAGTGCCCAGTGTACAGTAAACgctcaatatatatattttttattgaagtgtGTGGCCTGTTGTAAGCCACCTAGCCCTTCTATCTCGGCTTCTTTGCATGTGAGCCAAGGACTCCCACATCAAGGGGCTGCTTTGAGGATACAATGAAAAATTGTCCATCTAGCACTTGGGGGATATCTGGTCTGACACTCAGGCTGTGGCTTCCTGCTTCCATCCTGGAAGCCCACCCCTGTAGGAGCCCCCTCCTTCATGCCCTTGTTGCCCAGCTCTCACCTCTGACTCCCCTCCTGCTTCTTTCTCAGCCGTACCAGCACCTACCCCTATCCTGAGACACCACTGTACACGCAGACAGCAGGCACAAGCTACTACGAGGCTGCGGGCACGGCTGCCCAGGTCAGCACACCTGCCACCTCCCAGGCGGTGGCCAGCAGTGGCTCCGTGCCCATGTATGTGTCTGGCAGCCAGGTTGTTGCCAGCCCCACCAGCAGCGGGGGCGGgaccagcaacagcagcaacGGTGGCAGTGGAGgcagtggaggtggtggtgggggcagtggtggcggcagcagcggcagtggcagcagcagcggAGCAGGCACCTACGTGATCCAAGGCGGCTACATGCTGGGCAGTGCCAGCCAGTCCTATTCCCACACCACCCGTGCCTCACCAGCCACTGTAAGTACCAACCGTGAcccccagggaggcaggtggTGGAGATCcctggcaggaggtggggggcagtTGTTGCAGGCTACCATCAGCAGGAACCTAGGTAGCCTGGTGCCAGAGTGCTAAGATGAGGATGGCCTGGGATTAACTCCTCACTGTGTGTCCTCAGACAAGTTATTCagtccctctgagcctcagctgatATGCATGCACCTGTTAGAGCAGGACCCCAAGAAATGTCACCTACTCTGATTATAATTGATGACAGCAGTAGAtagtgaggagagggaggggcgggcaCCATTGTGAGGGGAGCTGCCTGAGCAAGGTTCTTTGTTCATCCTGAAGGCATTGAGATAACCTCCCTCTGCCCAGGATGGCTGCATGCAGTCACTCTGGCAACCCTAGATCCCAACCCCAAGTAGGCCCCTCAGCAGCTCTGTTACCATGGGTAGGTCAAGGCCTGGTAGTCATGTGGTGGTCCCTGTCGTCTTAGAGTGTGGGGTCTGGAGCAAAGCCTTcccctctatttttttaaaatcttcaccagaggatacatttattgatttttagggagagaggaagagggagagagaaaaaaaaattgatgtgagagagaaacatcaatcagttgcctcccataagcaccCCAACTGGGcgtcaaacctgaaaccttttggtgcatgggatgacactgCAACCAGCAGAAccatctggccagggccccaCTTTTTAAACTACTGTCCTCTGGCATTTTGGACCACATAACCGAGAGGGACACTTTCTCAGAAGGCAGGACCTCCCTTATGCACTCATGTAGACTGGCTTCTAGTCTAGTTTTCCTTAATGCTGGTGTGACCCACTAACAGATTTCATGAACCCCTGCTGGGTCCTCACCCAGAGTTTACAAACACACTGCACCGAAACAGTGCTGTCCCATGGGACGTTCTCTGGTGAGGAAATGTTCTCTATCTGACACTCAGCTCCGAGGCCTCTGGCCACAAGTGGCTATTGAGCATGTGAAATTTGGCGGGGGTCACCAAGGAACTGAGTTAAGTTGCtttgttaaaactatttttatataattttagacTCACAGGAAACTGCAAAAATGGTAGAGAGAGATCCCCATGGGGTCTTTCCCCAGACTACCCAGCTAGTCACATTCGACATAACTATAGTACCGTATCCAACCAGGCAGCTACCATTGGTGTAGTGTGGGTGTCCGCTTCTGTGTGTGGGGCTGGCAAACCACCGTCACAGTAAAGAAGCAGAACTGTCCCAGTACCACAAAGGTCTCCCTCTGGCCAGCCCTTCCTAGTCACCCCCTCCTTCCCAAGATCCCTAACCCCCTGCAGCCATGAATCTGGTCCCCATTTCTACAATGTCATTTTGAGAATGTTTTATGAATGGACTAATATTCCCTGTGACCTTTtgacattagttttttttttcactcaacataaattaatttaaatttgtgtttaaatAGCTGTATGTGACTGATAGTGACTATATTGGACAGTGCAGTTCCAGAGCGTTCTGGAACTTAGTTCCCATGGTTCATCATGATATGATGTGCTTTACATTGTGGTTGTCAGGATCACAATTGGAGATAGGGACAGAGAGCATCTAGCAATGAGTACTGCGGTCCCCACTTACCCGTGGGTGGTACGTTCCAAGGGCCCAGTGGATGCCCGAAACCATGGGTTGTACTGAACCCTATGTATACTGTTTTTGCCTACACGTACACACCTGTCATTacagtttaatttacaaattaggcaCAGTCAGGGATTAACAACTTGTTATGAAATAGAACACTtataataacaatatattataGTAAATGTTTTGTGAATGTGGTCTTTACTCTCTCAAAATATCGTATTGTACTGTACTCGCCCTTCTTGTGATGATGAGAGAGAGTACAGTGCCTGCATGATGAGACAGAGTGGGGTGAGTGACTAGGAATTGTTGCATAGTGAGTTAGGTTAGTGTTGGCCTTCTGGTGTTATGTCAGAAGAATTATCTGCTCTACTGATCCTGGAGCTAGAGCATCAAGCCATGATAATGTCAGTGATTAGCTGTCAAGAGCAGACAATGTTGATAGCTGGGGAAATTGAATATTTTCAGATCATTGTTGACCTTGGATAGCTGAATCCACAGGAAgtgaaaccatggataaggggggAATACTGTACTTAAGAAACTGAAGCACTTCTTTGCACTTTTTCATCCCTGTTCCGGCCCCAGGTCCAGTGGCTCCTGGACAATTATGAGACGGCTGAGGGCGTGAGCCTGCCACGGAGTACCCTCTACTGCCACTACCTGCTGCACTGCCAGGAACAGAAGCTGGAGCCTGTGAACGCCGCTTCCTTTGGCAAGCTCATCCGCTCTGTCTTCATGGGCTTACGTACCCGCCGTCTGGGTACCAGGTGGGGCCCCCTGCCCCTGACAGCCATGAGGACCACCCCACCCCAAATTATCCAGGGCCTCAGCTCACCTTCTTATGCCCTTGCTCACTCCCTTCCAACCCCACTGGCTTCTGTGTAGCTTCCCACCCTGGGGCCTTTGCACTACCTGTGCCTTCTGCCTTGTCTGCTTTTCCCTGCCTCTTTACTTGACGTCCCTTGGCCCCCTTAACTAAAACGgcatcctctccccacctctttgACATTCCcactcttcccccttccctgctttttCTCCTTAGCACTTCCCATCGTCCAACATGCCTTTTATATTACTTACTTCCCTTTTTCTTACCTGTCTTCCAATGTTGAAATGCACACACCTTTCGAGTGCAGGGACTGCACAGTCCATGTTTAATCAAGGACCTTGAGACAGTGAATTCAGCCAGGAAGGAACAGGGAGCCATTCCATGCACccatccttccctgcctctctcttgcAACCCCCACACCTCCCTATGCATCACTCAGTTCCAGTTGCAGCTTAGGTATCACCTCATAACCCTGGGCAAAGTGCTGCATccttgcctccatttcttcacctGTCCCTCGAGCAGCCTTCATGGGGTATGGATAAGGAGCGTGTGGATTTGTATGCACTCAGAACTCAGAACAGCACCTAGCATGTCCTTATGACTAGTGGTCAAAGTCTTTGCTGCTCCATGCCAGGACCAGGAGCTGAGGATGCCCCAGACATGGTCCTGTGTTTGCAGAGCTTAGTTGGCACCCATAGTCCCTGTGCTTCCCCGGCACAACACCCTGGCTCTGTGGAATGTGTATGTCCCCCCCATAGGCTTTGTTTGGCCCCCAGGCAGCAAGGAGGAGGGTATGATGTGAAGCTCGCAGTGGATGACTAGTGgcgtccccagcccagcccttccctcACCCTCCATTTCACTCCCAGGGGCAACTCCAAGTACCACTACTATGGCCTGCGCATCAAGGCCAGCTCACCCCTGCTGCGGCTGATGGAGGACCAACAGCACATGGCCATGCGAGGCCAGCCCTTCTCacagaagcagaggtcagagggtGGGCTGGACCTTGCACCTTAGTGTGGGGAAGGGTGCTCTGGCTGACCCCCACACAATTGGCCCgcccaccccttctcccccaggCTCAAGCCCATCCAGAAGATGGAGGGCATGACCAACGGTGTGGCCGTGGGGCCACAGCAGGCCACCGGGCTGTCAGACATCAGCGCCCAGGTCCAGCAGTACCAGCAGTTCCTGGGTGAGAGCCCCCTGGCCCgtgggccggggcctggggcagggtctGTGGTCCCCAGGTGGTTCACTTGCCCTCCCTGAGCCTTGCCATCCCCCACGGCACATGGGGGACTCCTGCTTGATAGGAAAGTGGTGACAACTTAATTGGATCCAAGGATGAAGCTCCAAGGGGACAGGCAAGTAGGGGACAAAGGGCCTCATGGTATCACTTCCTACCCCCAGATGCTTCGAGGAGCCTCCCTGACTTCTCAGAGCTTGACCTCCAGGGCAAAGTGCTGCCCGAGGGCGTTGGGCCCGGGGACATCAAGGCCTTCCAGGTCCTATACCGGGAACACTGTGAGGTAGGGCAAcctggcaggtgggcagggctgaggaAAAGCCATGCTGCCCCATGACACCCATGAACATCTGGCCTCCCCAATAGGCCATCGTTGATGTCATGGTGAACTTGCAGTTCACCCTGGTGGAGACGCTGTGGAAAACCTTCTGGCGGTACAACCTCAGCCAGCCCAGTGAGGCACCACCTCTGGCCGTGTGAGTCCCCAGGGGatggtgggaaggaggggaagaagggagggagtatTGTGTGAGTCACCTCAGGCATCATGCAGGAGTGGGGGTACCTGCCTGGCTCCTGCAGTTGGCAGGGTACATGTGGCTTTCTGACCCCCACTCTAGAGTACACATGTGATTAGGTCTGATGATGGTGAGTGCATGGGATGGTGTGCCCCACTGAATCAGTTCCTTCCTGTGGTGGGTAGGTGGGTGCCTGTGTCCCAGTATGCAGAATATGGGACCCCATTGGACCCTGGGCAAACTGGAGCCTATGTCAGCCTGATCTCAAGGGTCAGCCAGAGGCAGGGAGCATCTGCCTGACCCCAGTGTGTTGTCCATAGGCATGATGAGGCTGAGAAGCGGCTGCCCAAGGCCAGCCTGGTGCTGCTGTCCAAGTTTGAGCCTGTGCTGCAGTGGACCAAGCACTGTGACAACGTGCTGTACCAGGGCCTGGTGGAGATCCTTATCCCTGATGTGCTGCGGCCCATCCCCAGTGAGTGCACGGCTGCTGCACCCTcaaccccacaccccaccccctccccgatCCTGATCAGCCCCCACTGCCACCCACAGGTGCCTTGACCCAAGCAATCCGGAACTTTGCCAAGAGCCTGGAAAGCTGGCTCACGCATGCCATGGTGAACATCCCTGAGGAGATGCTACGGGTGAAGGTGAGGAGCTGAGGACTGGGGGCCTGGATTCAGCCCAGCTCCTCCATCCCTGCTACAGGACTGAAGTCTGGAGGGCTGGTGGCTGGGTACCTCAGTCCCTCTGCCCAATATGGGTACTAAGACTTGTCCCCATGGCTGTCCCCTGGGAGCAAGTTTTGGGTATTGTCTTTACAAACCAGCTTCCTCAGATACCCATTTCTGAAACACAATccctttgtgggttttttgtacACAACACAGCATCTTAAAAAACAACTGCAAACTTGAATTAGTTTTCTTCAGACAACCTTGACAGAAGGTGCTTTAAGTGTTcagaaataaagtctaaaaaaaaagaaagaaaggagtgatACTGAT is a window of Phyllostomus discolor isolate MPI-MPIP mPhyDis1 chromosome 8, mPhyDis1.pri.v3, whole genome shotgun sequence DNA encoding:
- the RFX1 gene encoding MHC class II regulatory factor RFX1 isoform X2, translating into MATQAYVTELQAAPQPSQPPQAPPQAQPQPPPPPSAAPQPPQPPASAATPQPQYVTELQSPQTQAQPPGSQKQYVTELPAAPTPSQPAGTPAPSSVSQQYIVVTVSEGAMRASETVSEASPGSTASQTGVPTQVVQQVQGTQQRLLVQTSVQAKPGHMSPLQLTNIPVPQQALPTQRLVVQSTAPGVKAGQVSLTVHGTQQVHSPPERSVVQATPQAPKASPVQPLTVQGLQPVHVAQESSGSQFPARKAEQREPQPTPPPEPPPRPPTPGPGPSPLAPEPPSLQPVCSGEFPQLGSPELLLPHYELGAEQWVELVGVLPPHLLLPQQKVVLEPLPGLPARASPDQRVRIQRVPQVLVFGTAATALKVQQLQQVPVPHVYSSQVQYVEGGDASYTASAIRTSTYPYPETPLYTQTAGTSYYEAAGTAAQVSTPATSQAVASSGSVPMYVSGSQVVASPTSSGGGTSNSSNGGSGGSGGGGGGSGGGSSGSGSSSGAGTYVIQGGYMLGSASQSYSHTTRASPATVQWLLDNYETAEGVSLPRSTLYCHYLLHCQEQKLEPVNAASFGKLIRSVFMGLRTRRLGTRGNSKYHYYGLRIKASSPLLRLMEDQQHMAMRGQPFSQKQRLKPIQKMEGMTNGVAVGPQQATGLSDISAQVQQYQQFLDASRSLPDFSELDLQGKVLPEGVGPGDIKAFQVLYREHCEAIVDVMVNLQFTLVETLWKTFWRYNLSQPSEAPPLAVHDEAEKRLPKASLVLLSKFEPVLQWTKHCDNVLYQGLVEILIPDVLRPIPSALTQAIRNFAKSLESWLTHAMVNIPEEMLRVKVAAAGAFAQTLRRYTSLNHLAQAARAVLQNTAQINQMLSDLNRVDFANVQEQASWVCRCEDRVVQRLEQDFKVTLQQQNSLEQWAAWLDGVVSQVLKPYQGSAGFPKAAKLFLLKWSFYSSMVIRDLTLRSAASFGSFHLIRLLYDEYMYYLIEHRVAQAKGETPIAVMGEFANLATSLNPIDADKDEEEEEEEESEDELSQDISLAAGSESPALGPEALEPPAKLARTDARGLFVQALPSS
- the RFX1 gene encoding MHC class II regulatory factor RFX1 isoform X5 produces the protein MATQAYVTELQAAPQPSQPPQAPPQAQPQPPPPPSAAPQPPQPPASAATPQPQYVTELQSPQTQAQPPGSQKQYVTELPAAPTPSQPAGTPAPSSVSQQYIVVTVSEGAMRASETVSEASPGSTASQTGVPTQVVQQVQGTQQRLLVQTSVQAKPGHMSPLQLTNIPVPQQALPTQRLVVQSTAPGVKAGQVSLTVHGTQQVHSPPERSVVQATPQAPKASPVQPLTVQGLQPVHVAQEVQQLQQVPVPHVYSSQVQYVEGGDASYTASAIRTSTYPYPETPLYTQTAGTSYYEAAGTAAQVSTPATSQAVASSGSVPMYVSGSQVVASPTSSGGGTSNSSNGGSGGSGGGGGGSGGGSSGSGSSSGAGTYVIQGGYMLGSASQSYSHTTRASPATVQWLLDNYETAEGVSLPRSTLYCHYLLHCQEQKLEPVNAASFGKLIRSVFMGLRTRRLGTRGNSKYHYYGLRIKASSPLLRLMEDQQHMAMRGQPFSQKQRLKPIQKMEGMTNGVAVGPQQATGLSDISAQVQQYQQFLDASRSLPDFSELDLQGKVLPEGVGPGDIKAFQVLYREHCEAIVDVMVNLQFTLVETLWKTFWRYNLSQPSEAPPLAVHDEAEKRLPKASLVLLSKFEPVLQWTKHCDNVLYQGLVEILIPDVLRPIPSALTQAIRNFAKSLESWLTHAMVNIPEEMLRVKVAAAGAFAQTLRRYTSLNHLAQAARAVLQNTAQINQMLSDLNRVDFANVQEQASWVCRCEDRVVQRLEQDFKVTLQQQNSLEQWAAWLDGVVSQVLKPYQGSAGFPKAAKLFLLKWSFYSSMVIRDLTLRSAASFGSFHLIRLLYDEYMYYLIEHRVAQAKGETPIAVMGEFANLATSLNPIDADKDEEEEEEEESEDELSQDISLAAGSESPALGPEALEPPAKLARTDARGLFVQALPSS
- the RFX1 gene encoding MHC class II regulatory factor RFX1 isoform X1, encoding MATQAYVTELQAAPQPSQPPQAPPQAQPQPPPPPSAAPQPPQPPASAATPQPQYVTELQSPQTQAQPPGSQKQYVTELPAAPTPSQPAGTPAPSSVSQQYIVVTVSEGAMRASETVSEASPGSTASQTGVPTQVVQQVQGTQQRLLVQTSVQAKPGHMSPLQLTNIPVPQQALPTQRLVVQSTAPGVKAGQVSLTVHGTQQVHSPPERSPVQANSSSSKTAGAPTGTVPQQLQVHGVQQSVPVTQERSVVQATPQAPKASPVQPLTVQGLQPVHVAQESSGSQFPARKAEQREPQPTPPPEPPPRPPTPGPGPSPLAPEPPSLQPVCSGEFPQLGSPELLLPHYELGAEQWVELVGVLPPHLLLPQQKVVLEPLPGLPARASPDQRVRIQRVPQVLVFGTAATALKVQQLQQVPVPHVYSSQVQYVEGGDASYTASAIRTSTYPYPETPLYTQTAGTSYYEAAGTAAQVSTPATSQAVASSGSVPMYVSGSQVVASPTSSGGGTSNSSNGGSGGSGGGGGGSGGGSSGSGSSSGAGTYVIQGGYMLGSASQSYSHTTRASPATVQWLLDNYETAEGVSLPRSTLYCHYLLHCQEQKLEPVNAASFGKLIRSVFMGLRTRRLGTRGNSKYHYYGLRIKASSPLLRLMEDQQHMAMRGQPFSQKQRLKPIQKMEGMTNGVAVGPQQATGLSDISAQVQQYQQFLDASRSLPDFSELDLQGKVLPEGVGPGDIKAFQVLYREHCEAIVDVMVNLQFTLVETLWKTFWRYNLSQPSEAPPLAVHDEAEKRLPKASLVLLSKFEPVLQWTKHCDNVLYQGLVEILIPDVLRPIPSALTQAIRNFAKSLESWLTHAMVNIPEEMLRVKVAAAGAFAQTLRRYTSLNHLAQAARAVLQNTAQINQMLSDLNRVDFANVQEQASWVCRCEDRVVQRLEQDFKVTLQQQNSLEQWAAWLDGVVSQVLKPYQGSAGFPKAAKLFLLKWSFYSSMVIRDLTLRSAASFGSFHLIRLLYDEYMYYLIEHRVAQAKGETPIAVMGEFANLATSLNPIDADKDEEEEEEEESEDELSQDISLAAGSESPALGPEALEPPAKLARTDARGLFVQALPSS
- the RFX1 gene encoding MHC class II regulatory factor RFX1 isoform X4 codes for the protein MATQAYVTELQAAPQPSQPPQAPPQAQPQPPPPPSAAPQPPQPPASAATPQPQYVTELQSPQTQAQPPGSQKQYVTELPAAPTPSQPAGTPAPSSVSQQYIVVTVSEGAMRASETVSEASPGSTASQTGVPTQVVQQVQGTQQRLLVQTSVQAKPGHMSPLQLTNIPVPQQALPTQRLVVQSTAPGVKAGQVSLTVHGTQQVHSPPERSPVQANSSSSKTAGAPTGTVPQQLQVHGVQQSVPVTQERSVVQATPQAPKASPVQPLTVQGLQPVHVAQEVQQLQQVPVPHVYSSQVQYVEGGDASYTASAIRTSTYPYPETPLYTQTAGTSYYEAAGTAAQVSTPATSQAVASSGSVPMYVSGSQVVASPTSSGGGTSNSSNGGSGGSGGGGGGSGGGSSGSGSSSGAGTYVIQGGYMLGSASQSYSHTTRASPATVQWLLDNYETAEGVSLPRSTLYCHYLLHCQEQKLEPVNAASFGKLIRSVFMGLRTRRLGTRGNSKYHYYGLRIKASSPLLRLMEDQQHMAMRGQPFSQKQRLKPIQKMEGMTNGVAVGPQQATGLSDISAQVQQYQQFLDASRSLPDFSELDLQGKVLPEGVGPGDIKAFQVLYREHCEAIVDVMVNLQFTLVETLWKTFWRYNLSQPSEAPPLAVHDEAEKRLPKASLVLLSKFEPVLQWTKHCDNVLYQGLVEILIPDVLRPIPSALTQAIRNFAKSLESWLTHAMVNIPEEMLRVKVAAAGAFAQTLRRYTSLNHLAQAARAVLQNTAQINQMLSDLNRVDFANVQEQASWVCRCEDRVVQRLEQDFKVTLQQQNSLEQWAAWLDGVVSQVLKPYQGSAGFPKAAKLFLLKWSFYSSMVIRDLTLRSAASFGSFHLIRLLYDEYMYYLIEHRVAQAKGETPIAVMGEFANLATSLNPIDADKDEEEEEEEESEDELSQDISLAAGSESPALGPEALEPPAKLARTDARGLFVQALPSS
- the RFX1 gene encoding MHC class II regulatory factor RFX1 isoform X3 gives rise to the protein MFYDCLFSTALQQGAMRASETVSEASPGSTASQTGVPTQVVQQVQGTQQRLLVQTSVQAKPGHMSPLQLTNIPVPQQALPTQRLVVQSTAPGVKAGQVSLTVHGTQQVHSPPERSPVQANSSSSKTAGAPTGTVPQQLQVHGVQQSVPVTQERSVVQATPQAPKASPVQPLTVQGLQPVHVAQESSGSQFPARKAEQREPQPTPPPEPPPRPPTPGPGPSPLAPEPPSLQPVCSGEFPQLGSPELLLPHYELGAEQWVELVGVLPPHLLLPQQKVVLEPLPGLPARASPDQRVRIQRVPQVLVFGTAATALKVQQLQQVPVPHVYSSQVQYVEGGDASYTASAIRTSTYPYPETPLYTQTAGTSYYEAAGTAAQVSTPATSQAVASSGSVPMYVSGSQVVASPTSSGGGTSNSSNGGSGGSGGGGGGSGGGSSGSGSSSGAGTYVIQGGYMLGSASQSYSHTTRASPATVQWLLDNYETAEGVSLPRSTLYCHYLLHCQEQKLEPVNAASFGKLIRSVFMGLRTRRLGTRGNSKYHYYGLRIKASSPLLRLMEDQQHMAMRGQPFSQKQRLKPIQKMEGMTNGVAVGPQQATGLSDISAQVQQYQQFLDASRSLPDFSELDLQGKVLPEGVGPGDIKAFQVLYREHCEAIVDVMVNLQFTLVETLWKTFWRYNLSQPSEAPPLAVHDEAEKRLPKASLVLLSKFEPVLQWTKHCDNVLYQGLVEILIPDVLRPIPSALTQAIRNFAKSLESWLTHAMVNIPEEMLRVKVAAAGAFAQTLRRYTSLNHLAQAARAVLQNTAQINQMLSDLNRVDFANVQEQASWVCRCEDRVVQRLEQDFKVTLQQQNSLEQWAAWLDGVVSQVLKPYQGSAGFPKAAKLFLLKWSFYSSMVIRDLTLRSAASFGSFHLIRLLYDEYMYYLIEHRVAQAKGETPIAVMGEFANLATSLNPIDADKDEEEEEEEESEDELSQDISLAAGSESPALGPEALEPPAKLARTDARGLFVQALPSS